In the Dromaius novaehollandiae isolate bDroNov1 unplaced genomic scaffold, bDroNov1.hap1 HAP1_SCAFFOLD_27, whole genome shotgun sequence genome, agctgaatcagtttcctcagggcatccttgagctccttgttcctcatgctgtagatgagggggttcactgctggaggcaccattgaatacagaacagccagcaccagatccggagctggggaggagagggaggggggcttcaggtaggcaaaaaatgaagtactgacaaacagggagaccacggccaggtgcgggaggcacatggaaaaggctttgtgtcgtccctgctcagaggggatcctcagcacagcagtgaagatctgcacgtaggacagcacaatgaaaatgaaacacccaaagactaaagaggcactaaccacaagaagcccgacttctctgaggtaggattctgagcaggagagcttgaggatcttggggatttcacagaagaactggtccactgtgttgccttggcagagtggtattgaaaatgtgttagcagtgtgcaggagagcattgagaaagccactggcccaggcagctgctgccattttgacacaagctctgctgcccatgagggtcccgtagtgcaggggtttgcagatggtaACAgtggtcataggccatgactgtgaggagagaatactctgctccAAGCAAGAATAgaaccaggaagagctgggcagcacatcccgagtaggaaatggccctggtgtccctcagggaattggccatggatttgggaacagtggtggagatggagccaaggtcgaggatggagaggttgaggaggaagaaatacatgggggtgtggatgtggtggtcgcaggctacggctgtgatgatgaggccgttgcccaggagggcagccaggtagatgcccaggaagagcgagaagtgcaagagctgcagctcccatgcgtctgcaaaccccaggaggaggaactcattgagggagctgccgttggacTTTTTGCTATCtctaggcatgggggactgtcgaaaaggaaaagacattgacaagttaggagagaattgtcaagaaaaaaaacaatccccaGAATGTtccagttctcatacaaccccccactttgcttctctttaccaagaggatctttgtgcagctccgttgcttgagctccactttgcactggctgagtgtgctgtgaggagcaggggcctctgcccgtggactccagaggagtcagtgcagctgtacagcagtgggaacGGGGCAATGGGGGTGACTAGACCTGACATTCACAGTTCCTGCCAAGTGAAATCCACTAGTGATGTAGaagagcttttcagtgtcttcactcccAGTTGTAaaggatgaggtttgaggaacagagttttagggattttgtagctattttattttcttttagatgtcacccCTGgtgagtgttcctcaaaggtagaaatccttggcatttctactgtgagtcgtgagaggaaagcatccactgttccttgttgcagagtgaggacatctcGTCTGTCTATTAGTcacattcccagctgtcctgcactctcacctctttgagctggaggatgatgttaccctaaaaagaagccacactccccttctagccaaggacacacagggctcttttcagatgcccatatacagcctcccaccaccatctccatactctcagcatctctgcaccttcttcatttgtctctcagatatcacagagatgctatgagacagcagtgcctttctagagggcagcttgcagcccaacaGGACCCAAaaaggaaatggtcaaaggatcattaggactgaagacaggccctccttaagggagagtcagctcatttcccaactccagagctccacaggtcagaagggggctggggaaacctcactgccatgcagatccctctgttgcacaacttgcagcgctgctgtctgaaccccacccctgagacctgagagcaagaacaggagcagcatggacaggaggagaaagaaggagcaaccccatgatcctgttgccaagggaggcaaggaaaaagagagacgtACGGGCACTTAGGAAAGCCTTACTCAGGTGGGCATGCCACTTCAtggatggtgacattgcagggcagtcactctcagccgctttgtcaggcagcatgaaattggcctgtggcaagagagaggcccctctcctcagccagacctctgtctggctgcagaggagatggctcatgcccttgactccatatctttcagggcagaggctcggctgggtgggagaggagacatgggggactcGCTCAGAGGAAGAGGTCAGCATCAAAAgcactgaccatgacttgcctaaatccattctcccatgatgattctgttggcagttccctctcattccctgcccatctctgctgcctggagctgtccctgctggcagctctttctttgtcccaacatcttttcccagtcagtgctcccagaccccttcccaccctctctgtgctcagttctgccctacagaagccccccaggacagggcacttgccaggggcatctctgtgcaggCAGGTCCTAAGCAGCAAGTGAGATAAACTCCCatgaggccacaaaggtgatgctaatgctgtctgtagactaaggtgaggctaaagcagcttgatgagatttctcacagacctattaatctctcagagtaaaggtttaggagtcccagttccttgacaaaacagagaactctttcttttttcctccctgacaaaatgagggaactgaaagtgcagataccagaaggaaagctccttctctttcaagtaccccttctcttgatattcctcttgaaagactcctcagacatctcctgtgcatgagctagagctgtgagcagaccTGATCCACTCAGCACCCTCTCAGCGGGAGAATTAatctgccctgctgggggtcgctcctctcacccagagcttctctccgcagagccgtggggagctccctgggcaggcggagtgctgaccctcacaggcggcagaatcactgctctgaacttctctggattacagccctgcacagacctgagggcacacccaggcttcacccccatgcagctgcccctgggagaagggagcagcgtgCCCTGTCCCTTTGATGCTGAGGCAgcgaatccctgctctaaaggagCTCCTTctcttatgcactagaagaacagggagagcaattcttaaaaagcctatcagtcatgggatgggatgggttcagaagacccctccaggaacctcaataatatttctctacagccagagacttaccgtgccaggggctgtgaagatttctcctgcagtgagctctcctctgtcctcccgctccacactgccttgcacttctccctgtcttctctcatctcatgtcagcagcagcaggcagtgcccgcagccctgctgctcttggcagaggagctgctcctgcacacagctgtgtctgggcagtgctgccaggttgccatgagctccctccatcccaggagcctggccccactcaggagcagaggcccagctgaaggcctgaatgtctctgtcccttgtgctccgtcctcctgggaaatgttcactgcaataaactaaaataatcacctattgtccttttctaaagagtgcagagaaactgattccaacattgcaacttgtttcatcagagggtgactatctatgataggtggaaatgtcccactctggaagcccctattcccatcttgtaactaggcaggacacctagacagggacaagaagggagctcattgacacatggttcaggtgttgattcagatgagtcaatctggacatcacatgctggtttagaagcccctgggctggagtgggattcagatccctcatGTGAATTCCACagacacagaggaggtgggattccccttgccaaaactgaagtgagcacaacatagaggtctgcatgggagctccttgtctaagctcccgttataatcgctggagagggagaatgagtcatttgcccacacacaaacacctggcaaCAGTTGAGGAGATAGacgtggtcccaggcatgtgccagtgtctgcttgctctggctaAGTGACTATGAGAcccgcatccttctggagcatcaggtgggggccaggtggggaattgccttggccatctgtaatgacactggatgcctactgctactactagagctccactcactatgaagcagagacacaggcagacctctgcagtcccaaaagctaacagaattcagtgcagacatgtgatttaatgacataaagacaggccataggcagggaccaTGTCACATGcctgtccagcacaaccacatgtctctagcacatacagcatggcacctagaggaaaaccatgcccctttggagtggtgctgggcaagtgccccagggcctctcaggtttcctacctgtgcccaaacaactggatcccaccattgcctttaggccaagtccatcccatctgcattcaagtgtgctgcataaatgggaggcacatcacaccaaggtctctgctctactctctgcactctcaaaccctcttgctctcctcctcttgAACCTCTTCTCAaccctggatgttatgaacagggaatgggctaaggatgacctcagggtggctggatcacaggctgttcaggcccagggactttcttcagtggcaccttctcctgcctggagatcagtccacctctgccacaggccccacagtgctgcagagtcagctcaggcagcaaacccctctcctgacattccagcacagcccagctctctttctccctgccttGGGCACTGAaaggtttgctctcttagtgggaacctcctttcaccattacattgccacctgctatccatgccagcacgTCTCTGCTCTGACGTGGGACCATCGtacacatggtgtccttggctcttgataacaggtttcaccatgaccagtctgttctctgtgccacagctgaggctctggagcccaaatagatgcaaatgcctgcagcctggggcacagccaggagcacaagctgtcacaggactgcaacatcattggaagaactgagatgtggtgggatcacccacatgactggagggctgtgctggtagggtacaagctcttcaggagagactgtcagggacaATGAGGGGGGGtgtcctttgtgtgaaggggcagctcagatgtgtggagctcttccatggaagaagcaaggctttgggtgagtgcttggctccagtctcctttaagcaatgtgaacaactctgtggatcacaggccctggttcttgtggtGGTAGTGGttgtgattttcatgtcccagatatttactggaagggcaagcagcagagtgcaagcaggccaggcggtttctggagggcatcggggacaacttcttagcacaggtgtacgatgggacaatactcatgatactttcttgtatctggaaatttcagacagggaggaactgatcagggatggcataggcagtggcagccttgcctacggtgaccatgaaaaagtagactTCCAGATCCTGAGTGTAGCCTGAGTGGAGTGAGGAAGGATAGTAGCAGGgtgcagaccctggacttcagaggagcagacttgggcctgttcaggggacttcagctctgaagggcccaggagctcaacaaagccaccagctctttaaggacagcatgtgCCACATACAGGGATGGTCCATCCCAATAATCAGTAAAACTAATTCCTGAAGATTCCAGaagaacccttcctgaagatttccactatttgaccataggagaacattgacattaaaattagccaatcatttgagctgataaAAGTGGGCtcgtatttttgaaatgttggaaacagttcttcccctttccaggcagagctcaggtgtccaaccacaagcacccagtggcacctggagaggccccggtgtctctgaggcacctgcctgggcctggcagctctcacaggggacctgcaggagaccagagcccctgggagctgcagagggagtctGGGCAGAgtggaccagggcacctgcaatagcaccacatgtccatgaccctgtgactgcatcccaccccagctctgaaaaatcactttcccagggcaataagaacacaaagaagtttcaaaagctgagaagtataaagaaacttttttttgctttagataatttttaacatttctttcttctttcatttctattgacagtttctaaggatttctttcataataaggcctacactattaaaaatggtatctttgtgtctcgcacaagtccagtgccctcaaaccactccctgcccaggatcgtcctgcaactcctcactctttgcacacagcgagttGCACCATGAGGTGTCATGagctcacagctgatagaggaaagcaggctgatcagcttcagtgaaatgctttatttattgATGGCCGAAATTGCACAAATCTCAATgcacctgtgttacagtgacatcaaaggagtccctacacatctagccactctcccttctcattccctgcatggtcatgaagtgtgactccatttgagatgacaacagggatgggaattagctcactcgatgccagatcccttcagggcagatgtctctggctaatccaattgtctgcacttccctttctagtcgattgaaatagacctcccactgagagatctggagatgcttctcctggtgaccagctaatgctccagaaaggttctcatggctcctgggtcacatttcccagtgtcacacaggaacacagcaacacagggcatctcaggcagcagtggcatcTGTATGTCTCTGTAAGAGCTTTTATCTAAAGCTCTTGTCACTACTGAAATCTATAGGAAAAATAGCTCTattcaagaactgaaaaaaaaaaattttcagaacttcaaacattctttagcaattctaatgaatattttcttcttttttgattgGCAGCAACATATGAATGCACTACAGAAAGTATTCTATGTGAGTTCACAtgtttatttatatgtatatgttattcttcatgatgcacttcctggcaacactctgaatctagaaactttgttctgagaaactactgtattcaaatcaacatgtctcctctcc is a window encoding:
- the LOC135326367 gene encoding olfactory receptor 14A16-like, with protein sequence MTTVTICKPLHYGTLMGSRACVKMAAAAWASGFLNALLHTANTFSIPLCQGNTVDQFFCEIPKILKLSCSESYLREVGLLVVSASLVFGCFIFIVLSYVQIFTAVLRIPSEQGRHKAFSMCLPHLAVVSLFVSTSFFAYLKPPSLSSPAPDLVLAVLYSMVPPGDRVEMSHDLGRILPGDESRLQKTVVYGVITAYSRAMRVAQVSFSSVKVCLYHL